The Pandoraea vervacti DNA window AGACGCCGTGGACGCCGAGATGCGCGCCAAACTCAACGTCGGTCCGCTGGCGAAAGGAGGCAGTCCGTTCACGCCGAACCAGTCGACCTACCGCGTGAGCGACTTCCGTCAGACGAACGGCCCGTCGTTCCGGATCGTGGTCGACGTGGGCAACTGGGACAACACGCGCGCGATGAACCTGCCGGGCGAGTCGGGCAACCCGGACAGCCCGCACTACCGCGATCTGGCGCAAAAGTGGCTCGACGGCGAGTATTTCAAGCTGCCGTATTCGCGCGAGGCGGTGGAAGCGGCGACGGAGTCACGTTTGCATCTGGTGCCGGCGACGGCACGTTGACGTGTCACCGCGCGCGATACGCGCGGCGACATGAATGGAGCAGCGCTCGATAACGTCCCGCGGACGCTTATCGAGCGCAGATCGAGCGCCAATCGACCACCTAACCCCTTAGCGAGCGCTCCTGGCGCGTCGCCTGAGGGTCGGTGGAGCGCGCATCAGTGCCCGCCGGGTACAAACTCCGATTTGTCGCGTTTGATGCTGCGCGAGTCGACCGCGTTGGTCGGCACCAGCAGCAGCAAGAGCATGACGCCGATCGAAATCGCGAGGATCGACAGGAACGTGAGGTGCAGCGAGTGTTGCAACACGGCGCGGATCGCCTCGTCGGCCACCGACGACACGCCGCGATCCTCCAGCACGTGGCGCAGTTGATCGGAGGTCACAGGCGCGAGGCCACTCGAATGCGTCAACCCGAAGTTGAGCACGGCGCCGAAAAGCGTCGCGCCCAGCGTGCTGCCAAGATTTCGCGAGAAGATGTTCGACGCCGTGGCGCTGCCGCGCTGCGACGGATCGACGATTTCCTGAATCAGCACCAGTGCGCTCACACTGCCCGTGCCCATCGAGAAACCCATCAGCAACGAGCCAAAACCGGCGAGCAACGGCGAACTGCTCGGGCCGAGCAACGCAAAAACGAGCCCGCCAAGCGGCATGAGCAGACTGCCGCCGACAAGAATGCGCCGCAGGCCGAAGCGCGTGAACGTCTTCGCGGCGAACGTGGCGCCGATGGGCCAGCCGACCATGATCATCGTGAGCGCCATGCCGGCGACGACCGGTGTCTGACGCAGCACGCCCTGCGCATACATTGGCAGGAAGGTGGTCAGTCCCATGAGCACCATGCCGGAGAGCAACGTCGCCGCATTGGCCGCCGCAATCGGGCGGCGACTCCACAGGGCAAACGAGATCATCGGGTCCTTCGCGCGGCGCTCCTGCCAGACGAAGAGGACGACGGCGACAGCACATACGAGTATGCCGCCCCAGACATGCGTGTCGGTGAACGCATTTGCGTCGGTCAGGGCAATCATCAGCCCGGCCACCGCGATCGTGAAGAACACGGCGCCCATCACGTCGATGCTTGGTCGCTGACGCGGCGCGTCTTCATGCAGATAAGCCACGAAACCGGCAGCGGCAAGCAGGCCGATGGGAATGTTGATCCAGAAAATCCACGCCCACGACAGATCGCGAATGATGAGACCGCCGAGCATCGGGCCAAGCACTGCCGAGATGGCCCAGACGCTGGCGAGCCAGCCCTGTACCTTGCCGCGCTCGCTGATCGGGTAGTAATCGGCAATGATCACGAGGCTGACCGGCTGAATGCACGCGGCGCCTACGCCCTGCAACAGACGGAATGCGATCATCGCGGGCATGGACCACGCGAGCCCGCCGCCGAGCGAGGCGATGAGAAAAACGGCAATGCCCACGAGAATGACCGGCTTGCGACCATAGAGGTCGGCGAGTTTGCCGAACACCACCGTCATGGCCGTCTGCGCGAGCAGAAAGGCGGAAAAGACCCAGCTGTAGAGATTCAGGCCACCCAGTTGGGCGACGATTTGCGGCATGGCCGTCGAGATGATCGTGGCTTCGATGGCCACCATAGACGTTGCCGCCATGACGGATGCCACAATCAATGGCCGCACGGAATTGCGTGTCGCAGACATGTTTTTTTGTGAAGTGGGGGTGCGTAACAACTTGCGAGAAAGGCGCGACACCCCTGTCGGGCGCAGCAGCCACGCCAGATGGCGGAAGACGGGGATCGAACGTGGCGGCGATGCCGCACGCGTAGTCAAGACGACTTGGGCCTGGCGATGGCGACAAGCATAGCCCAATGCAGCAAAACGCGTAT harbors:
- a CDS encoding MDR family MFS transporter, giving the protein MSATRNSVRPLIVASVMAATSMVAIEATIISTAMPQIVAQLGGLNLYSWVFSAFLLAQTAMTVVFGKLADLYGRKPVILVGIAVFLIASLGGGLAWSMPAMIAFRLLQGVGAACIQPVSLVIIADYYPISERGKVQGWLASVWAISAVLGPMLGGLIIRDLSWAWIFWINIPIGLLAAAGFVAYLHEDAPRQRPSIDVMGAVFFTIAVAGLMIALTDANAFTDTHVWGGILVCAVAVVLFVWQERRAKDPMISFALWSRRPIAAANAATLLSGMVLMGLTTFLPMYAQGVLRQTPVVAGMALTMIMVGWPIGATFAAKTFTRFGLRRILVGGSLLMPLGGLVFALLGPSSSPLLAGFGSLLMGFSMGTGSVSALVLIQEIVDPSQRGSATASNIFSRNLGSTLGATLFGAVLNFGLTHSSGLAPVTSDQLRHVLEDRGVSSVADEAIRAVLQHSLHLTFLSILAISIGVMLLLLLVPTNAVDSRSIKRDKSEFVPGGH